The Chordicoccus furentiruminis DNA window TCAGCTGCACGGATCCGCCGGACGCAGTCTCCTCACGGGAGGCCCGCATATTCCTCGACACAACCCGTACGCCGAAAAACAAACCAACCAGAACGACGAGCAGTCCGGCCGCCAGCAGAATATACCTGAGATTGTCCGACAGCCATTCTCTGAAGTTGTTCATCTGTCAACCCTCCTTGCGGCTGCCCTCCCCTGACAGGACCGCCACCCCTGTTTCGTCCGTTTCTCCGGAAAAACAAAACCGCCTTCCGGTGAGGAAAGGCGGCATGAACGCGTCTGACAGGAGTCGAACCCGCGCACCCGGAACCGGAATCCGGTGCTCTATCCACTGAGCTACAGACGCATAATCTAAGTGTTCGTACACGCAAGCGGCGCGGGAAAAAGCGTATCGCCTGTGCAACAAAATGCATTATAGCACGACCCGGCACACGATTCAACCCAAAATTCAAATCCCTCAAAAACGGCTTCCGAAGCCATCACCGCTTTCCCGTAAAGATGCTTTCGTTCATCGCAAAAACCGCATCCAGCTCCTCTCCAAGTCCCGCCTCCCGGATGAAGCCGGCCGCCGGCCCGATGTTCGGAGGCCGGCGGTTCGGATTGTGCGTGTCGCTGCCGATTGCCTGAACGGTCCCTTCTCTCAGCCAGCGAAGCATCCGGCGGCGGGACGGCGGATCGAGAAAGCTGCCCGCATTCACCTGAACGATGACGTCCAGGTCCAGAAGACGGCGGATGCTTTCCGCATCGGTCAGCTTCAGATACCGCTCGAGATGCGCGATGACGATCCGGAGTCCGCGGACCCTGAGCATTTCCTCCACATCATCCAGCATATGACCCGACCACTGCTGGAACGGCATTTCGAGAAGCAGGTACCCCGAACGGCCGGCGCAGAGAAGCCCGAGATCCGGATCCGCGGCGAGAGCGCGGCTGTAGTAGACCTCCGCGCCGAGATGAATCCGTCCCCGGTACCGTTCCGCGTTTCCTTCCGCGGTGACCGCTTCGAACAGACGGTGAGCGGCCTCCACCCTTCTCTCAAGGAAGACGCGGACCGGCTCCTTCGGATAGTAGTGCGGCGTCGCCACCAGCCCGGCCGCACCCTGAGCGAACTCTTCCGCGAGAACCTGCAGGGACTCCTCCGGCGTACTGCAGCCGTCGTCCATTCCCGGGAGAATATGCGTATGAATATCGAAAAAGCGCTCCATCTTCCCGACCGTTCCTCTCCGCCGCATTCCTGTTCCCGTCGTAAACAGGCTGCTCAGGATTCCTTCTTGTAGTAATAGTGCCGGTAATACTTCTTGCTCTCCACTTCCGCATCGGCGTAGATGAAGCCAATGATATGTGCATTGGCAAACCGGAGCTGCTCCAGCATGTCGTCCACCCCGTCAAACTCAGTGCATTGGTGCTTCACAATGAGCAGATAGCCGTCCGCATAGGCAGCGAACAATGCCGCATCCGTGACCGTTGTGACCGGCGGAAGGTCAATGAAAATATAATCGTAGACCTTTCGAAGACCCATAATCAGTGTGCCCAGCTGCTTCGACTGCAGAAGAAGCGTCGGGTCCGGCGGAATATTGCCGGCCGGAATCACATCGACCGGCGCGTTCCGCGAACGGCGGACGATCTTGCTGAGCTCCGCCTGACCGGCAAGATAGTCGGAAAGGCCGGGCGCGCTGCGCATCGAAAGCCTGGCGGCGATCGTCGGAAGCCGCATGTCGCAGTCGAGCACGATCACCTTCTTGTCCAGCTGACCGAAGGATATCGCCGTGTTGAGGCAGTTGGTCGATTTTCCTTCCCCGCGGCCAGAGGATGTCACCGCGATCACCTTGCCTTCCTTGCCCGGAAGGGAGAAGATGATGTTCGTACGCAGCGCCCTGTACGCCTCTCTGACCGGCCAGGGAGAAGCGTCTGTCAGAATGGCCTCCCTGTCCAGATCGCGCGCGCGGCGGTCCGTCCGGCTTCTGTTCTTCTTTCCCGAAAAAAGCATCATCGGTTCCCCTCCTTCGCCTTCCTAGTTCCGGATACCGTTTCTTCGTAAACATATCCGCCCTTTACGTCCATGGATCCGAAAATATCCGGTATCGTCCCGACGATCGGATACGGATAGCGTTCGATCAGCGATTCCTCCGATTTAATGCGGCGGTCCGTGAGGTCAAGAACCACCAGACCGGCAACGGAGATCAGGAACCCGAGCAGTGCGCCGACCACTGTATTCCGCTTTGTGCTCGGAGAGTATTTTTTCTGCGGCTTCTCGGGCGCGACTGCGATTTTCATAGAGGAGCCGTCCACGATGTTTGCGATGTAGTCCGGCGCCACCTCCGCGACGGCGCGGGCAAGCTCATAGGCGTGATCCGGTGTATCCAGGGTCACGAACACATCAATCAGCTGTGTCTGGCTCTCGATCGACGTCGTCACGCTCTCCCGGATCCGGTCATATGTCCAGTCCGAGCCGAGCTTCGCCCGTCCGAGCGCGTCCTCAAGTACCGTGCGGCTTGTCAGGATCGATGCGTAGGTATAGGTCAGCGACTGCGCCGCCGACGTATCTCCCGACGACAGCGCATCTGTGCTGGAAGCCGTCGTCCGGTTATTGACAAACGCCACGAAGCTCGCCCTGTATGTCGGCCGGATAAACAGCACCGTGCAGGCGAACGCGATCAGCGCGCCAAGCAGCGTGGCCGCAAGAACACGCATCCGGTTCTTCCACAGCATGCCGAACAGCTTCGCCAGATCGATGGTCGTCTCCTGGCTCCGCGCTCCCGATGCTCCCGATTGTAGTTGCTGGTTCATTTCCTTTCCCCCTCATATGAACGGATTGTATGTTTCCTGATGATTTCGCGGCTGAGCTGCCAGATCTCCGTGAAGTAAGCGCCTTTTCTCAGTTTTTCTCCGACCCGGGCCGCCCGCTCCGCCATCGTCTCATAGTCCGCGTCCGTCATCGCGCCGATCCTGCCCGGCACTTCCTCAAGAGAAGCCACTGCGATCCCGACTCCCTCCGACCTCACAAAGTCGGCCTCCGCCGCTTCATTCCAGATCACAACGGGAAGCCCCGCAGCCAGATACAGCGACAGCTTATGCGGATTGTTGTATTTCAGATATCCGCCGGTATTTCCCGCACAGGTCGTCATCTCCGGTCCGTCCCAGACCAGACCGAAAGCTCCCTCCATCCGACCCGGGAGCTCATCCGCAGGCAGCGTACCGTGGTAAACCGTCCTTTCGGACGACACCCGTCTCGCTTCAAAATAAGGTCCGTACAGATGAAGTGTCACCGGCATATCGGACTCCAGCATACGGTACACATAGCCCGATTTGCCTCTCGCAAGATTGCCCGCCACCGCAATCGACAGATCCCGCTTCCGTTCTTTTCGGATTTTTGTTCCGTCACAGAGATAATCGAAAATGCCGAGAGAAACCACCCGCTCCGGATCAAAGCCCTGTCCGATCAGATAATCCCGCATCCGGCTGTTGTGACAGATCACCACATCAAACGCAGCAAGAAGCTGATTGTCAGCTATTCTGTACGTCTCCTCATTGACCTGCTTCATCCCGCTGATTCCGCCGCGAAGCGACTCGAGATCATGGATCAGCGCCACGAAGGCGGCCTTCTTCCTCTTCCGGATTGCCGGAATGAGACGCAGCATCACCCGGTTCGCATACATCGGGTGCTGATAGAGAACGATGTCCCCGGCCTCAAGCTGATGCCCGAGTTTCTGCATTCGAAATGCCGGTACGGTCAGAAGCCAAAGCTTTTGAATGAGCTTCGGCTGCTTTTCCGGAAATGCGGGCATATCAAAAGTCCGCATGCCCATCTGGCCGGCAATCCGGAGAATGTCCCCCGGCGCCTTCGAACCGGCGGTCTGCTGCCCGTTCGAACGTCTGTTCAGAATGTATTCCATACTCGTCTCCGATCAGCAGCCGGGCAATCGCCCGGCATCCCTGCGGCATTTCTGCCTGCCGCCTTTTCCGGCACTATCTCTTCTATTATAAAGAACCTGACCCCGGATGTCAATTTCACGCCGTGATTTCAGAATTATATCGGTCCTGCTTCTTAATTTCATCATATTCATTCACCGGGAAGAATGATATAATGAATCGATTTCGGGCTTCGGTCCCGAATCCATTCCACTCCGGCACAGCCGGAATACAAATCAGGAGGATTTATGAGTTGAATAACGAGCTGATCCATCTTAACCACATTTCCAAGTCCTTCGGCGACAAGGTCGTTCTCGACGATCTTGATCTCGTCATTCACGAAAACGAGTTCGTCACACTGCTCGGCCCCTCCGGCTGCGGAAAAACCACTACGCTCCGGATTCTCGCAGGATTCGAGTCTCCGGACAAAGGCAGCGTCATCTTCGAGGGCAGAGACATCACCAACCTTCCCCCCAACAAACGTCAGCTGAATACAGTCTTCCAGAACTATGCGCTGTTCACGCATATGAACGTCGCGGAGAATATTGCGTTCGGATTAAATATAAAGAAGAAACCCCGATCCTACATCGAGGACAAGATTCATTACGCCCTGAAACTGGTCGGTCTTGAGGGCTTTGAAAAACGTTCTGTCAGCAACCTTTCCGGCGGTCAGCAGCAGCGAATCGCCATCGCCCGCGCAATCGTGAACGAGCCGCGCGTGCTGCTGCTGGACGAGCCGCTCGGCGCCCTTGACCTGAAGCTCCGGCAGGACATGCAGTATGAGCTGATCCGGATGAAGAACGAGCTGAAGATCACATTCATCTACGTCACGCATGACCAGCAGGAGGCTCTGACAATGTCCGACACCATCGTGGTGATGAATCAGGGCTATATCCAGCAGATGGGATCTCCGGAATCAATCTACAATGAGCCTGAAAATGCATTTGTCGCCGATTTCATCGGCGATTCCAACCTCTTCCCGGCCAGCTTTGTCCATGACGAGCTGATCCGGATCGACGGCACGCTCTTCCCCTGTGTGGACAAGGGCTTCGGCATGAACCGTCCCGTAGACATCGTGATCCGTCCGGAGGATGTGGAACTCGTCGCTCCGGGCGAAGGAACCGTTGACGGCGTCGTGACGGATCTCATCTTCAAGGGCGTGCACTACGAGATGTGCCTCGACGTCGGAGGACGTGAGTGGGTCGCCCATTCCACCCGCCCTCATATCGTCGGCGAACGTGTCGGCATCCATGTGGATCCCTTCAATATTCAGGTGATGAACAAACCCGAATCCGAGGATGAGGAGGCCGCCGGCATCGATGACTAAGACGAAGAAAATCGCCGGGATGCTCGGCATCCCCTACATTGCCTGGGCGGCGGTCTTCATCATCGTGCCGCTGCTTATGGTATTCTGGTACGGGCTCACGGACGCCAGCGGTCATTTCACGCTGGCCAATGTCGCGGCCATCGCCGAACCAGCCCACAGCAAATCGCTGCTGATGGCGCTGCTCCTTTCGCTGATCGCGACCGGCGTCTGTCTCCTGCTCGCCTACCCGCTGAGCATGTTTCTGGTTGAGACCCAGAAAACGACCCATTCATTTCTCGCGATGCTGCTGATCGTTCCGATGTGGATGAATTTTCTGCTTCGGACGTATGCCTGGCAGTCGATTCTCGAGAAAACCGGCATCATCAACACGGCGCTCACCGCCCTTGGTCTTCGCCCGCTGCGGATGATCAACACCCCGGGAGCCATCGTACTCGGCATGGTCTACAACTTTCTTCCGTTCATGATCCTGCCGATCTACAACTCGCTGGAGAAGATCGACGGCAACGTGATCAACGCCGCGCGAGACCTTGGCGCAAGCCAGCGCCAAACACTGAACCGGATCATCATCCCACTCTCGATGCCGGGCGTGATCTCCGGCATCACGATGGTCTTCATTCCGGCTCTCACGACCTTCGTCGTCTCCTCCCTGCTCGGGGGAGGCAAGATCCTTCTGATCGGCAACGTCATCGAGGAGGAGTTTATGGTCGCCTATGACTGGAATCTCGGCGCGGGACTGTCTCTCGTGCTGCTCGTCTTCATCATCATAAGCGTCGTGATCTCCGCGGTCACGGAAAAAGATGAGGAGGTGTCGCGATGAAAACGAACCGGATCCGTCACCGCGGTTTAAAGCGCCTTTATATCGCGCTGATCTTTATTTTCATGTACGCCCCCATCGTGCTGCTGATCATTCAGTCGTTCAACGTCAGCAAAAGCAGGGGGCGCTGGGGCGGCTTCACCCTGAGATGGTACCGCTCATTATTTACGGACGCGGATATCGGCCAGGCCTTCCTCACGACGATCGCCCTCGCCGTCCTTTCCTCGGTCATCGCTGTCATTCTCGGGACCATGGCCTGCATCGCGATCTCGAAGATGAGGAAGCGGGGCCGCACCGTGATGATGGGCGTCACGAACATCCCGATGCTGAACGCGGATATCGTCACCGGCATTTCCTTCATGCTGCTTTTCCTCACGCTGAAGGTTCCTTTCGGCTTCGTGACGATTCTCCTCGCCCATATCACGTTCAATATTCCGTATGTGATCGTGAGCGTGATGCCGCGCTACAGGGAGCTGAATCCGCATATCTACGAGGCCGCGCTCGATCTGGGCGCCAGTCCCGCCACAGCATTTCGGAAAACGGTTCTGCCGGAGCTGATGCCTTCCATCCTGTCGGGCGGACTGATGGCCTTCACGATGTCGCTGGACGATTTCATCATCACGCACTTCACGGCGGGGGCCGGGATCCATACCCTCTCCACCAAGATCTACTCTGAAGTCAAGCTCGGGATCAAGCCCGAGATGTACGCACTCTCCGCGATGATCTTCGTCACCGTGTTCGTGCTGCTTCTTCTGGTAAACCGCGCTCAGGACAGCGCCGAAAAGGCGAGAATCGAGGACAGATGATGAGAAAGATATCAGACGGAGGCCGCAGGGCCGCGGCCCTGGTCCTGACCTTCTGCACGGCCTTTGCGGTCCTCACCGGATGCGGTGCGGAAAGCGGACGGAGCACAAGGTCAGAGGACAGTTCCAATACGCTCTATGTCTATAACTGGGGCGAGTATATCGATCCCGACGTGATCACAAGCTTCGAGAAGGAGACAGGGTACCATGTGGTCTACGATGTCTTCGAGACGAACGAGATCATGTACCCGAAGATCGCCGCCGACCCGTCCCAGTACGATGTGATCTGCCCGTCCGACTATATGATCCAGAAAATGGCCGAGAACGATCTTCTTCTCAAGCTCGATTACGATGAGATGCCCAACGTGAAAGCGAACATCGGCAGTGAGTACTGGAAGATGTCCGAGGACTTCGATCCGGGCAACCTCTACTCGGTTCCGTACTGCTGGGGCACCGTCGGAATCCTCTACAACAAGAAGATGGTGACGGACAAGGTCGACAGCTGGGATATTCTCTGGGACAAAAAGTACAATGACAACATCCTGATGCAGGACAGTGTCCGCGACCTTTTCATGGTCGCGCTCAAAAAGCTCGGCTATTCCATGAACACCACAGACCTGAAGCAGCTGGAAGAGGCAAAGGATCTTCTGATTGAGGAAAAGCCGCTGGTTCAGGCTTATGTCGTCGATCAGGTACGTGACAAGATGATCGGAAACGAGTCCGCGCTCGGCGTCATTTACTCAGGCGAGGCCGAGTACACGCATGAGGAGAATCCGGATCTCGATTACGCGATCCC harbors:
- a CDS encoding CpsB/CapC family capsule biosynthesis tyrosine phosphatase — encoded protein: MRRRGTVGKMERFFDIHTHILPGMDDGCSTPEESLQVLAEEFAQGAAGLVATPHYYPKEPVRVFLERRVEAAHRLFEAVTAEGNAERYRGRIHLGAEVYYSRALAADPDLGLLCAGRSGYLLLEMPFQQWSGHMLDDVEEMLRVRGLRIVIAHLERYLKLTDAESIRRLLDLDVIVQVNAGSFLDPPSRRRMLRWLREGTVQAIGSDTHNPNRRPPNIGPAAGFIREAGLGEELDAVFAMNESIFTGKR
- a CDS encoding CpsD/CapB family tyrosine-protein kinase, coding for MMLFSGKKNRSRTDRRARDLDREAILTDASPWPVREAYRALRTNIIFSLPGKEGKVIAVTSSGRGEGKSTNCLNTAISFGQLDKKVIVLDCDMRLPTIAARLSMRSAPGLSDYLAGQAELSKIVRRSRNAPVDVIPAGNIPPDPTLLLQSKQLGTLIMGLRKVYDYIFIDLPPVTTVTDAALFAAYADGYLLIVKHQCTEFDGVDDMLEQLRFANAHIIGFIYADAEVESKKYYRHYYYKKES
- a CDS encoding YveK family protein; this encodes MNQQLQSGASGARSQETTIDLAKLFGMLWKNRMRVLAATLLGALIAFACTVLFIRPTYRASFVAFVNNRTTASSTDALSSGDTSAAQSLTYTYASILTSRTVLEDALGRAKLGSDWTYDRIRESVTTSIESQTQLIDVFVTLDTPDHAYELARAVAEVAPDYIANIVDGSSMKIAVAPEKPQKKYSPSTKRNTVVGALLGFLISVAGLVVLDLTDRRIKSEESLIERYPYPIVGTIPDIFGSMDVKGGYVYEETVSGTRKAKEGNR
- a CDS encoding ABC transporter ATP-binding protein; the encoded protein is MNNELIHLNHISKSFGDKVVLDDLDLVIHENEFVTLLGPSGCGKTTTLRILAGFESPDKGSVIFEGRDITNLPPNKRQLNTVFQNYALFTHMNVAENIAFGLNIKKKPRSYIEDKIHYALKLVGLEGFEKRSVSNLSGGQQQRIAIARAIVNEPRVLLLDEPLGALDLKLRQDMQYELIRMKNELKITFIYVTHDQQEALTMSDTIVVMNQGYIQQMGSPESIYNEPENAFVADFIGDSNLFPASFVHDELIRIDGTLFPCVDKGFGMNRPVDIVIRPEDVELVAPGEGTVDGVVTDLIFKGVHYEMCLDVGGREWVAHSTRPHIVGERVGIHVDPFNIQVMNKPESEDEEAAGIDD
- a CDS encoding ABC transporter permease — translated: MTKTKKIAGMLGIPYIAWAAVFIIVPLLMVFWYGLTDASGHFTLANVAAIAEPAHSKSLLMALLLSLIATGVCLLLAYPLSMFLVETQKTTHSFLAMLLIVPMWMNFLLRTYAWQSILEKTGIINTALTALGLRPLRMINTPGAIVLGMVYNFLPFMILPIYNSLEKIDGNVINAARDLGASQRQTLNRIIIPLSMPGVISGITMVFIPALTTFVVSSLLGGGKILLIGNVIEEEFMVAYDWNLGAGLSLVLLVFIIISVVISAVTEKDEEVSR
- a CDS encoding ABC transporter permease: MKTNRIRHRGLKRLYIALIFIFMYAPIVLLIIQSFNVSKSRGRWGGFTLRWYRSLFTDADIGQAFLTTIALAVLSSVIAVILGTMACIAISKMRKRGRTVMMGVTNIPMLNADIVTGISFMLLFLTLKVPFGFVTILLAHITFNIPYVIVSVMPRYRELNPHIYEAALDLGASPATAFRKTVLPELMPSILSGGLMAFTMSLDDFIITHFTAGAGIHTLSTKIYSEVKLGIKPEMYALSAMIFVTVFVLLLLVNRAQDSAEKARIEDR
- a CDS encoding ABC transporter substrate-binding protein produces the protein MRKISDGGRRAAALVLTFCTAFAVLTGCGAESGRSTRSEDSSNTLYVYNWGEYIDPDVITSFEKETGYHVVYDVFETNEIMYPKIAADPSQYDVICPSDYMIQKMAENDLLLKLDYDEMPNVKANIGSEYWKMSEDFDPGNLYSVPYCWGTVGILYNKKMVTDKVDSWDILWDKKYNDNILMQDSVRDLFMVALKKLGYSMNTTDLKQLEEAKDLLIEEKPLVQAYVVDQVRDKMIGNESALGVIYSGEAEYTHEENPDLDYAIPKEGTNVWLDSWVITKQTRHKKAAEAWINYMCRGDIALKNFEYIYYSTPNTAAMDLMDEETRNNPFLFPDLSKCSGLEAYRYLGEDADKMYYNLWKEVKSA